ATGGGTGTTGATGGTCATGTTTTATCCTTTTTAGCTTTTTACACGCTCAATCGTGGATCATCATTATAGCAATAATCCATTAAATCGCCCAATCGTAAAACCTTGCATGAGTTTTCAATCAAATCAAAAACTTCCATGAGTTTAGAAAGCTCTCTGTGGTAGGCAAAAATCCCACACCCCTTAATGAAAACAAAATATTTTTTGCTCTCTTGTAATTGGCGTAAAATTTCTGTATCCGCTCTTTCTTGCCAGCTGTCATAGTCTTTGGGGTTAAAAATGGAAATTTCTTCGCCCAAAGAACGATACCCTAAATAATCCCTAGGGAGCAATCGGTTGTGGCGCAAGGAATACGCCAAACTATAAGGAGGGCGTGCATAAGCGATGAATTTAGCGTCCAAAAACTCCCTATACACGCTCGCATGAATGGGCGAATCCAGACTCGCTTCTTTCCAGCGATAATCCATCTTGTCATGCAAAACCAATAAGGTGTTTTCATTCAATTGATCAAAAACAGCGTTTCTTTTATTGATCACAAATTGATTCGTGCCAATGCGCGCTGAGATAGAGCCTTGATAAAGCCCAAAAAAACCCTTTCTAAACATGGATAATGAAATGCTTTTGAGCGAATGAATCAGATTGCTGTCAATGCCTCTTGTGTGTGTGTTCATGTTTAACATGATAACAAGTTTTTTTAATAAAAGGTATTAGTTGCCCAATAGATCTAAATTAAATCAACTCTATAAAAAATCCTAATTTAATGCTAGTAAATAAATTTAGTGATATAGACTAAAGTTTAAAGAAAAATCGGGTAATTTTTATCACTTTTTCAAAACAAGTGATAGATTATTAACTTTTTGCGCTATAATGCGAGGGTTCTTTCATCAAGAATGGTGATTGACGAGATTTTTCAAATAATGATGTTAAGAAGAATTAAAGTAGGTTCTGATTTGAATAAAAAAGAGAGTTTGTTAGATGCGTTTGTTAAAACCTATCTGCAGATTTTAGAACCCATTAGCTCTAAACGCTTAAAAGAGTTGGCAAACTTGAAAATATCTTGTGCGACAATCAGGAATTATTTTCAAATCCTTTCTAAAGAAGGCATGCTCCATCAAGCCCATTCTAGCGGCGCTAGATTGCCTACTTTTAAGGCGTTTGAAAACTATTGGCACAAGTCGTTGCACTTTGAAGTTTTAAAGGTGAATGAAAAACGCTTAAAAAGCGCGAGTGAAAATTTTGGGCTTTTTACGCTGTTAAAAAAACCCAGTTTGGAGCGTTTAGAAAGAGTCATTGAGTGCGAAAAACGCTTTTTGATTTTGGATTTTTTGGCGTTTTCTTGCACGCTGGGTTACAGCGTTAAAATGGAGAAGTTTTTATTAGAACTTGTGGGCAGGAGCGTTAAAGAAGTGCGCTTAATCGCTGCTTCTGTCAACGCGTTGAGTTTGGCCAGACAATTAGAACGTTTGGAGTATTCCAGCACACAAATGACACGCTTTAATCTAATGGGGTTAAAAACGCTTTTAAACAGCCCTTTATTTTTTGACATTTTAGAGGGTAAGGTTTTGGAGCGTTTGAAAAAGGGTTTGCATTTTATAGAGCCTGATTGCATGCTGGTAATACGCCCCATAGAATTTCAAAACAAACGAATGCAACTACTTTGCGTGGGGAAATTGGAATGCGATTATGAAGGGTTTTTTCAAACGATTTCTTAAGGAGGAATAATGAAAGATGAACACAACCA
This DNA window, taken from Helicobacter pylori, encodes the following:
- a CDS encoding class II aldolase and adducin N-terminal domain-containing protein, with amino-acid sequence MNTHTRGIDSNLIHSLKSISLSMFRKGFFGLYQGSISARIGTNQFVINKRNAVFDQLNENTLLVLHDKMDYRWKEASLDSPIHASVYREFLDAKFIAYARPPYSLAYSLRHNRLLPRDYLGYRSLGEEISIFNPKDYDSWQERADTEILRQLQESKKYFVFIKGCGIFAYHRELSKLMEVFDLIENSCKVLRLGDLMDYCYNDDPRLSV
- a CDS encoding HrcA family transcriptional regulator, yielding MVIDEIFQIMMLRRIKVGSDLNKKESLLDAFVKTYLQILEPISSKRLKELANLKISCATIRNYFQILSKEGMLHQAHSSGARLPTFKAFENYWHKSLHFEVLKVNEKRLKSASENFGLFTLLKKPSLERLERVIECEKRFLILDFLAFSCTLGYSVKMEKFLLELVGRSVKEVRLIAASVNALSLARQLERLEYSSTQMTRFNLMGLKTLLNSPLFFDILEGKVLERLKKGLHFIEPDCMLVIRPIEFQNKRMQLLCVGKLECDYEGFFQTIS